TGGATGTTTATCGGTGATACAGTAAAAAGTGGGTGAAACAGAGGATTGGCCGTGGCATCTAGACTGCAGCTTATTTGTTTGCCCCGGGAAATCTGCTGAACTGATTCCTTCCACAGTGGAAGAAGCGATTGCATCAGATGACCGCGGGTCAGAGCTCAAATAAATATCTGGGACAGTTTAACCCAAAGGGAAGAATAACGGGGCGGTCGTTAAatgattctttgttttttctttgatgcTGTCTGTTGCTTTTGCTCCAGGATGTTCTCACGTCACAAGTTTAACAGACTAGTCAGCAAAACCAAATCGAGTCTTCCAGCTCCAAGTACCAGTCAGTCTGCCAGGCTGCTGCAGGACTGACCAATGCATCCCTGCTTGATACTTCACTACAGTCAGCGTCTTCAAACGATGCTGAGAAGGATGTTGGTGACGAGGAGGCTCCTCCATGTGAAGGGAGACGTGATGTGCACAGTTCTGCTGCTGGTGCTGTTCTGTTTCCTGCTGTATGCCCGACACGTAAGGATGGAAGTTGCTCTTTTTGCTGTTCACGTTGTTTCACTGTTGCTTTTtggattaaaagaaaaatccaactCAGTTTTCAAACAACACTTGTGTTTCCAGGTTGTGCTCTCCACTGGATGGGATAGACCTGTGTGGAAGCTGCACATCCACGGCTCCACCAGCCCCAGTCGGACCCTGCTGGGAGCCACTGGAGCTAAAGTGGGCCAGGACTTTCAAGGGGTATGAAGGTGTTGGTATTATAGCAGCGAGCCTAAtggctttattaaaacagatatTGTTTAAGGGTCTATATTGCCAGCGATATATAcaaaaaatcagttttttgAGATATTCAATAGAAACTGAGATTTAAATAAAAGTGGAGGAGTGGATCAGATTGTGACACAAAGTCATGAAGTTGTTGCACCATGATATTCATTTCTTAGCTCAGTCCTTATTTCCAACATTAGTATGAAATAcagagtcacaaacaaacattatGCAGGACACTGTGTGAGTATTATATGGCTGTTAAGATTACGTGCCGCTAATGAATGATATTGTCTTCTTTACACATTTTCCCCTAATAGGCGTTCCCGTCCAGGGCTTCAGGGGTCCAGCCACCTCCATGTAAATCCCAGTCCAGGTCGAAACCTCCCCAACACAAATCCAAGTCTAAGGGCAAATCCAAGCCACGAAGGAAGAACGCTGTGCCGACCAAGACTGCGGCCAATCCCCTACCCACGATGCCACAGTTTGACTTTGAGGCTTATCTGAGAGAAAAGGACAACAGAAACTTCAAGCTGCTCATAGACCAGCCAGAAAAATGTCATATCAGAGGAGCAGAGGAACAAGGAGGAGGGTCTAACAATGCCCCTTATATGCTCATTGCAGTGAAATCCATAGCAGCAGATTTTGATAAACGTCAGGTAAAATATTCTGCAAGgacatacactgaacaaaaatataaacgcaacacctttgttactgctcccattccccatgggatggacgtagagacctaaaattcattccagatacacaatataaccatccctcccaaacagtggtcacaaatcagtccaaatgtgtggtagtgggcacatctgctatattgagataatccatcccacctcacaggtgtgccacatcaggatgctgatctgacatcatgagtagtgcacaggtgtacctcagactgcccacaacaaaaggccaccctggaatgtgcagttttgtctcacagcaaaatgccacagatgccacaagcaatgagggagcgtgcaattggcatgctgacagcaggaatgtcaaccagatctgtcgcccgtgcattgaatgttcatttctcaaccataagccgtctccacaggcgtttcagagaatatggcagcacatccaaccggcctcacaaccacagacctcgtgtaaccacaccagcccaggacctccacatccagcaggttcacctccaagatcgtctgagaccagccacccagacagctgctggaacaattggtttgcacaaccaaacaatttctgcacaaactgtcagaaaccgtctcagggacgctcaactgcatgcccgtcgtcctcatcggggtcttgacctgactccagctcgtcgccgtaacagacttgtgtgggcaaatgctcacattcgatggcgtctggcacgttggagaggtgtgcgcttcacggatgaatcatggttcacattgttcagggcagatggcagctgagaatgtccccgttcttgcatggccagcatactcaccggacatgtcacccattgagcatgttcgggatgtgcttgaccggcgtatacgacagcgtgtaccagttcccacgaatatccaacaacctcgcacagccattgaagtggagtggaccaacattccacaggccacaattgacaatctgatagactccatgcgacgatgtgttgcactgcatgaggcaaatggtggtcacaccagatactgaccggttctgggtccccagacccccaatagtgcaaaaaactgcacattccagggtggccttttgttgtgggcagtctgaggtacacctgtgcactactcatgatgtcagatcagcatcctgatgtggcacacctgtgaggtgggatggattatctcaatatagcagatgtgcccactaccacacatttggactgatttgtgaccactgtttgggagggatggttatattgtgtatctggaatgaattttaggtctctacgtccatcccatggggaatgggagcagtaacaaaggtgttgcgtttatatttttgttgagtgtatgtcTCAGTATTTTCTGCGTCTTACTAAACTTGAGGCTCTAATAACCAATTTAGTTCCTTTTCCATGCCACGGCATCACTACTTACGTAATCTGGTTTTCCAGCACCGGTCGATACGGATCAAGCGCATCTTTAAGGCAGGAGTGGATTAAGGAACAAAACTGAGCAAAGAAAGTGACTGAATGTGGGACGCAACTCAATTTATCGACATAAACATGATTCCTAATGAAGAGTATTACCGCTCCTAGTCTATAAAGTGTCTGGGCAGCGTGTTAGGAAAACCTTTACTCTCTTAGTCGAGTTAAACAACCTTTGTGCTTCATTTTTTCTTAGGTAGTACGCCGGACGTGGGGTAAGGAGGGACATTTTGAAAATGACGTGTCCATCCGCACAGTTTTCCTCTTGGGTGTTCCCAAGAATCGAACCGCTCTGCCTCTGTGGGATCAGCTCCTGTCCTACGAGAGTCAAACCTATAAGGACGTCCTGCTGTGGGATTTCGAAGACACCTTTTTCAACCTGACGCTAAAAGAAACACACTTTCTGAACTGGATCAACAGCAGCTGTCCTCGTGTCAAGTCAGTGTCGATTAATCGAGCCGACTTAAGTTTGTTTTCCGGTGCTCAGCTTACGTTTATCTCGTCTTATCCAGGTTCATCTTCAAAGGTGATGCTGATGTGTATGTTAATGTGGAAAACATACTGGAAATGCTACGAGGCCAACAGCCAAACGAGGATCTGTTTATCGGTGATATTATTATCCGTGCTAAACCCATTCGCCGGCGCACTTCCAAATACTATGTGCCAGAGTTTTTGTACGGAGGGGGTCTGTACCCCGATTATGCTGGCGGAGGAGGGTTCGTTATGTCGGGACACACAGCTCAGAGACTGAGCTCCGCCTGTCGACAGGTACTTCAAATTAGAAAGTGAGCATTTTCACACATCTATCAAAAATGCTATGATTTCgaatgacttttttttccaggtGGAATTGTTCCCCATCGACGATGTCTTTCTGGGAATGTGCCTCCAGCTGATCGGCATCAAACCATCGCGACATCAGGGCTTTCGGACCTTTGGAATTCCCCGACCGTCAGCAGCTCCTCACCTTCAGACGTTCGACCCTTGTTTTTACAGAGAACTCATGGTTGTTCACAGCCTCAGCGTCCCCCAAATCTGGCTCATGTGGAACCTCCTGCACGACCCCAAACTGAGCTGCCACAACAGGACCAGCCGGACGCCCCGGCCTTTTAAATGGAGGGGGGGGCTGGGCTCGATGGTGGGGGAGGAGACGGACTACGATGAGAAACGGGTGTTCGTCTCACATTAGTGACCCTACAAAATGGTCATAGCACGAGACTGGAAAGGCTCGTGAGGCGTTCAAAAGCGCAGCTGAGTCATATGAGACTTTATACAAGCTGGCTGGCAGTCGTGGGGGAAATGAACTGACGAAGGCCAAATGTGTTCCAGATTATTGAGAAGAAAGCCCCGAGGGGATTTTAGTTTGACATCAGAGCCCCATTTGTCTTTTCACACTGTGGCTGTGAACAGTTGGGACTTTTAAACCTTAATGTATTTACATTGTTTACGTCCATACAGTTCCACGAGAACAACCAAAGAAAGTGTGGTTAGCTGGTTTAACCCCATTTGCTCGAAGCTGTCACGTTGTTAACATTCAGACTGTGGACAAGACTGGAAATGACTTTGTGTAGTGGGAAGGGAGCAGGGATTTTTAGAGATGCCCCTCTCTTCTTTGTAACGCTGCCCAGAGGCGCCAATGGAAGGTCGCATTATCTGTTCCCCGGAGGAGCAGCAAATCAAGTCTAAATAGAAACCACCTGCATGATGCAAACCAAATGGCACCAAGGCTCACTGAAACATGCACACTAACTAAACCTCTGCCGCAGTTTGGACGTATCCAGTTTCCTGAATCTCAGAGTAATCTGCCAAAGTTCACACATGTATACAGATCACATTTATGTCcgttaaaacaaaataaacaatctCGTGTTCTCTGGACTTTAGTAGAatttgcctgtttttgccatGTTGTGTAAGATTAGTCTAGAATATTATGGCTGATATGGTCCTCATAAAGACAGACAAAGCAAACATGGACGGGACAGCACTGAGGTTCAGTATTTAGTGTGGCAGACTTCAGCAAAgtgggttttgttttggagGCATATTGTAACCCTGTCATTACTTGTTTGACATTTCAATGGGTcgagataagacaaacaaaaccaaatgtTCAACCAGCTTCATCAGATACTTACAGCGATTGataaacacacaacacagataATTACAGAACAATATGTAAATATAACATCGGCTGATCTGTCCCTCTCTCTGATAGGTCAACCTGAATGCATGGATAGGCAAGGCaggtttatttctatagcacaattcaacaacaaggtgattcaaagtgctttacagagacattaaaaaacaaaaacaaataaaaagcatgatttaaaattgattaaaaaaaaagcaaagcaaaaaacagTCGATAAAATCCATCcttcttcatccgctttatccgaggccgggtcgcgggggcagcagcctaagcaaagaggcccagacctccctctccccagccacctcctccagcttatccgggggaacaccaaggcgtttccaggccagccgagagatataatctctccagcgtgtcctgggtctgccctgggacctcctcccggtgggacatgcctggaacacctcacccaggaggtgcccaggaggcatccttgtcagatgcccgaaccacctcagctggctcctttcgatgtggagcagcagctgctctactctgagcccctcccggatgaccgaacttctcaccctatctctaagggagaggccagccacccttcggaggaagctcatttctgccgcttgtatccgcgatctcgttctttcggtcactacccacagctcgtggccataggtgagggtagggacgtagatcgaccggtaaattgagagcttcgcttttacactcagctccctcttcaccacgacggaccggtgcagcgtccacattactgcagctgcagccccaatccgtctgtcgatctccggctcccttctcccatcactcgagaacaagaccccgagatacttgaactcctccacttggggcaggaactcatccccgacccggagtgggcactccacccttttccggctgagaaccatggcctcagatttggaggtgctgatcctcattcccgctgcttcacactcggctgcgaactgttccagtgcgagctggaggccctcacccgatgaagccaacagaaccacatcatctgcaaaaatcagagatgagattctgaggccaccaaagcgaaagccctccgccacttggctgcgcctagaaatcctgtccataaaaattatgaacagaaccggagacaaagggcagccctggcggagcccatcacccaccgggaacgagtccggtCGAGtcgataaaatcagtagttaaaatgtaggttttgaaatttaagcttaaaagtgtggatttggtgctttattcaaatgcagctgagaataggtgagtcttcaacctggatttaaataaactgagtgtttcagctgatctgaggctttctgggagtttgttccagatataaggagcataaaagctgaatgcagcttctccgtgtctggttctgactctgggaactgataaaagaccggatccagatgacctgagggatctggaaggttcatactgggtcaggaggtcactgatgtattttggtcctaaaccattcagagctttatagaccagcatcagaactttaaagtctatcctctgacggacaggcagccagtgtaaagacctcagagctggactgatgtggtccactgttttggtcttagtgaggactcgagcagcagagttctgaatgagctgtagttgtctgactgattttttaggtagacctgtaaagatgctgttacagtaatcaagcctactaaagatgaatgcatggactagtttttccaggtcctgttgagacatcagatctttgatccttgaaatattcttgaggtgatagtaagctgactttgttattgtcttaatgtgtttttctaagtttaggtctgcatccatcactacacccaaatttctcgcctggtttgtggtttttaggtgtatagattgaagttctctggtgacctgtaatcgtttttctttggcgccaaagactattacctcagttttgtttttgtttagctggagaaaattgtggcacaaccagtcattaatttcctcaatgcatttaccaagagcctgtacagggcctcggtctcctggtgacattgtgatatatatttgtgtgtcatctgcatagctgtgatagtttattttgttgttgtttataatctgtgccagtgggagcatgtagatgttaaacagaaggggtcccaagatggaaccttggggaactccacatgtgatacttgtctgctcagatgtgaagttacctattgatacaaagtatttcctgttttctaagtatgttttgaaccagtttagtacagttcctgaaagacctgcccagttctccagtcgtttgagtaatatgttgtggtcaactgtatcaaatgctgcactgagatccagcaaaactaagactgacatttttccactgtctgtattcagacatatgtcattaaacactttggtcagagcggtttcagtgctgtggttctgtctaaaacctgactggaaggcatcgtagcagttattctgttttaagaagtaactgagctgttgagaaactgctttttcaatgatcttacttaaaaatgggagatttgagatcggcctgtagttgttcatttgtgtcttgtcaagattgtcctttttcagtataggtttaattacagcagtttttagtggttctggaaacacacctgataataaagaaatggATAAAGGATAGACAGCTCACCTGAAAGGGGTTTGTAGGGGAGATCCAATACGGGTGAAAATGCATGAATACAGGCTGAGTTCAAGTTCCAAACCTGGTGTGCGAATCATCGTGCCATCACAGCGATAAATCCCGCTCTCTTGGAAATGCCGAGACTCCTagaattattttcattattttcaacCTTCTTCAAAGGTTTTATTTCAGTCATCAGCAGCACTTCATAATGGTACATTATTAAGCATTAGTATGGTGTTAGTGAGTGTTTAATTCATCATCTCATGACTAGTACGTCTTTTATAAACACAGATATGTTTATCCATCTGTTACAGCATGTACAGATATCACTGCTACCACATCACTACTAGTAACAATCAAACatagttataaaaatatatctgtaTTTATAAATGGCATACCGAGGATGAGTGATGAATTTAGCATTTTCTAATATCTCTATCCATCTATACAGACGGATAAAAGAAGACAGGAATTTAAATTAGGACTTCCACTGGCCAACTGGTTTTCTGTGGGACACACAAACTTTTGAATGATGTGTCATGTGCAATGAAGAGGACAAAATTCTTATTCGTAATCCATCTTTGAGTTTAAActtggggagaaaaaaaaagtaaaaaacctCTTGCTATTTTCCACatccatattttttttattatttttttcatatcctggttgcacaaacagaaaatgaactTTGATGTCAGTCAGCAGTGAACATTCACTTTCATTCAAGTCCAAACGGTGCGTTGGAGTCTTAGGAGACGGCGCATCTCATCATCGCGAAACAGCATCAAAGTGCCAGAGCGAAGCTTTCAGTCCTTCTCGGTAACTCGCTACGTTATTGCCTTTTTTCCTGTGGACATGCTTTGTTAATCTACCGGTTTCTTCATACACAAAGTTATAgtattcaaaatataaaatgccaCATTGCCATGAATTTTACATGTTTAATTAAGTATACCAGCTCCATTTCCAGAAATGGGCcacccacacacccacccacacccacacacccacccacacccacacacccacccacacccacacacacacacacacccacacacacacacacacccacacacacacccacacacacacacccacacacacacacacacacacacagcagggagTAAAGAGGGGGGGGGCAACAGAACAAATGATACCAAGGACAGACGATACAAAGCATTAAGATGAGATTATCATTACACTGAAGATGACAATTATAAATTACAACAATCTCAGTTTGATAATCACACATCTGCCCATtcagtaaaataaacatttgtaaaaagcaagaaaaaaaaaaggtgtaacTTAAAAGCCACACAGATCAAagtttctcttgtttttcttccctAAAAACTTTGGAAAAACCAGGATGTGATATGTCCACCTGAGTTAGGGTGAGATCACCTACCCAGCACCTTACAGCTcccctctccatctctgagtgacaATGCTTCATCACAGCAATGACCGTGCACGAAACTGGGCTGGGTTTACCAAAACTGGGGCCACAGGCAAATTCCCCTTTCTCTGGAGGAACAACGGGACACCCTCAGAGGTGCTTCATGCCGTGAGGGGTCACATTCGGCTCAACGAGATAAAATTAGGCAGTGCTGTGGCTGACTGATGTAATGCGGGTCTCAGATTCTCACATTACTGtgtttaaaacaagaaaaaaaggataAAGACAAACAGTTACAGCAGAGCTTGGAGGGAGGAGACGTTTTGCTTCAGATGTTGATTTGTATCTGAAATCTACAGGTTTTTTCAGTTTCTGTCACTCGTGGAGAACTAAGGCCTGATTTTCTGGACCTGCATTTGCTACACTCATGTATTCCACACCATGTTAACACTGATCTGGGTGTTTCGGGTGGTTATGAACACACATGAGACCCCACCCTCCACACCCCCAACAGAAATGGAAGCCAgtacaagaaactcaaacaaaaATAACTAACTAGCACATTCCTCATTTTGGGGAAACCCAGCCTGCCAAACTGTGCAGGTAAATGTAAAACGAGTCAGCCATAATACCATGTTACCTTGTTGCTGGAGCTCAGTGACACACATACATACTGTACAACGCTGCAGCTCAAATGCATTCGATTTTATATACAAGGAGATTCCTTTTTACAGGGTCGATAGAGAAAGAAGTCAAAGACAGGCTCGGTGGGAGATGAGGCACGATATCCAACAGTGTTGTAtcttcttttttacatttatatttgctTACACAAAAGCAAGTGGTAGCAAATGGTATATAGCATTCACTAGAGTTACACCTTTCCCGTATTTGACTGAAACTGTGGACAAACGGGAGGAGAGTAGGGAACAGTCTTTCCAATTTCATCAGAGACAAAGCGGACAGCCGTCGCTCTTAAATATCTGACCCTGGGAGTCCAATAAGAAAATAGGTGTTTTTTggatttaaattttaaaatattactgtAGCTTGTGGTGTCCCAGTTTTGGAAAACGAGTAATGGAACGCCATGCTCATCTGGCTACAGGAAAGCTTGGAAAActgatatttttctttgtaaacAAGTAGATGTAGATGCATCTGTAACCATCtcacaatgctgtgattgcagccagtcctcaactctctgtgaatgggactcatgggcTTTGATCAATGATCATAAcagtttgcatattaatgatcataaACTggcctcccagcccattgttcattcggTGGTGCTAGTTTCTGTCATTGTGCAgatgtttataaggttggaaacctgcagtcagctgagactgaagaggtcacctgatgatgacgaaacgtttctcccactgaaaacgtccagatgaacagcatCAACTTTCAGGATGCAGATGTTAAATCTCGCAGCACACCAAAGCCAGACTAAAAATCCATTTTTGTCCACTGGATTAAAGACAGAGCTCTCTTCCAGGCCAACTGTGAACAAGCAGTTTAAGCAGGGCTTTACTAACTGCTGACATGTCAGCATACTTGCAGTGTTAGCATTGCACATGCAAAAATATGAATACTGAGTGGtctagaataaaaacaataatgagCTGTGAGCAGGTGACTCCACCTGAGCTTAACTCTAATAAAAATcaatgcagaaatgttgaggTGCCAAGCCACTAACACTGTAAATAAGAAGACACCAGAATAAGAGCACGCATTTATATACAGCATTCATACAACAACATTACGCATAAAGGCCTGAATACATAAAAATAGCAAATGCTTAGGAATTATAAGGAATTAGGAACATAGACAGGTAAAATTAATTAGTTTCCTTCTAATGAAAACATCGCAGTATtggtctttttgtttgttttttgcttattAAAGTAGAGTTAGCACAGGTTTGTACTTGTTGGCTAATGCTGGTCACAGGCTAACAGACAGGGATGCTAACCGATTGAGTCACTGATCACAAATTCAGCAACagagagaaaattaaaggaattgttTGTACTGAAGAACAAGACAAGAAAATGTGTATTAAAATTAATACACAGTTTATTAATCTGCTTGgaattaaaaataatgtaaatttATAAAATGGGAGTTTGATGCAAAGCTGCACGTCACACGATGGAGGAATGACTGGTTTTCTCTCCCCGTTTCCAAAATAGGTTCAAATGAACTAAACCCAGAGAAATGGTGGCGGATCTTTGAATGACAGCTCAGTGACAACAGTGACCACTCTGACACTTCTCAGCATACACACACTACTGTGAATCTGTGGAACCGAATCCAGACGACAGATGGACTGAGCGCTTTCAGAGTCAGCTCTTCGTGTCGTATAATTACCGTCAGCCGTCAGAGAAACCAGGAGCTGAGGTTTTACTACAGCAACGACGAACATGTGCAAGTCAGACACAAAAAGATCCAAAAGAACAGAGACGGCCAACGCCCGACTCTCTCTGTATGAAATGTTCAGACAGTAACACAGTGATAATGTCAGCACATCAAATAACAACATCCTGAAACCTCTTTGGCTATCGCAGTTTGGCAATTCAACAAGGAAACAAATGCAGACTGTGCCATGTGTCAGTGACGTGAAGGAGGAGCAGAAGATGGAGCGACAAAGAGGACGGCACTGCGAACACTGAGCACCACGTAAGGGCCTCTTCTTTCTTTCCATATGTatacaggacacacacacacacacactctcatccAATGTAcgaaaaaaaaatatccataTCTGAAGATCAATCAAACAGTCAAGTAAAAAGGTGAGTATTAGTGCAAATGTACGGACGGATTTAAAACAGTACACGATGGAAATGGTCTCGAGGCGAACGAGTGAAAAGGGCGGCCGCGGTAAAATGAAGAAACTCTGTGGCGACTCTACACCCCTCACAACATGCAAGAAGATGCAACCAATCAGAGAAAACGGGCTGTCAGTTTGTGCTTGTAGTAAGTCTCCTCTCGCTGCACAAGAGTCCATGCAAAGATTCTCGTGTCATTCCTGCATGTCAGTCTGCTTCACGATAAAACGGATAAAACCAGCTTTCATGTATCAGGAATACATGAGTTTAGTAATGAAaggatgctgtgtgtgtttgtgcaagcTTAAAGTAACACAAATTCAAacgtcatttttaaaaattagccTCACACCACATGCAGATGCTCATTTCTGTCACCGTGTCCGTGCAGGGAGACGTAACAGCAGCCGTGCTGTTGAGTGTGCTttgtttgcctgtgtgtgtgtctgtgtgtgttggcGGGCGCCGCGGAGCAAAGTTGAAGGAAGAATAAGGAGACAACAGGGAGGATTTTCTTTCTGGTCACATCTGGTTCAACTGGGCGGGACATCAAGCGGGTTATGTTCAGGAGGACGTCTCCGTCCGAACCCTGAGAGCGAGCGCTTCTTCTCTTGTGTGACAAAATTGGGATTCTGGTGTTTTTGGTTCAAGTCCTCTGCAGCTTTCACTGCACTTTGGCTCTGATGGCTCTCGGTTGGACTGAactggtttggtttttttgtagtTTGGATGCCGTTCTGAAGCTGAGGCAGGAAGACTGGCGGTACTGGTTTGCTGGTTGTTTGACGTGATACACTTTGTTTCCAGACTCTGGCCACAGCAGCTTCCAGCTGCGATATTATTACACTGATGTTAAACAACTTGAGATTTGCAGCAGATGAATTCAAACGCCAACTGTCCCACCACAGCGGTACGGAGGCTGCTGATAAATAAACTGGCGCCAGCTTAGAGTCTGCACAAGCTTTTCCCCCCTGTGGTCCGGGGTGAAAGCAATTTAAGGATGGAAAGGAAACAGTCGAGCTCTACCACAACGCAGCACCACTGGGACCGTTGGACTAACCAAGATAAAACGCTCCATGCTCCAGCACAGAGACTGTGT
The Maylandia zebra isolate NMK-2024a linkage group LG7, Mzebra_GT3a, whole genome shotgun sequence DNA segment above includes these coding regions:
- the b3gnt9 gene encoding UDP-GlcNAc:betaGal beta-1,3-N-acetylglucosaminyltransferase 9 isoform X2, which encodes MLRRMLVTRRLLHVKGDVMCTVLLLVLFCFLLYARHVVLSTGWDRPVWKLHIHGSTSPSRTLLGATGAKVGQDFQGAFPSRASGVQPPPCKSQSRSKPPQHKSKSKGKSKPRRKNAVPTKTAANPLPTMPQFDFEAYLREKDNRNFKLLIDQPEKCHIRGAEEQGGGSNNAPYMLIAVKSIAADFDKRQVVRRTWGKEGHFENDVSIRTVFLLGVPKNRTALPLWDQLLSYESQTYKDVLLWDFEDTFFNLTLKETHFLNWINSSCPRVKFIFKGDADVYVNVENILEMLRGQQPNEDLFIGDIIIRAKPIRRRTSKYYVPEFLYGGGLYPDYAGGGGFVMSGHTAQRLSSACRQVELFPIDDVFLGMCLQLIGIKPSRHQGFRTFGIPRPSAAPHLQTFDPCFYRELMVVHSLSVPQIWLMWNLLHDPKLSCHNRTSRTPRPFKWRGGLGSMVGEETDYDEKRVFVSH
- the b3gnt9 gene encoding UDP-GlcNAc:betaGal beta-1,3-N-acetylglucosaminyltransferase 9 isoform X1, with amino-acid sequence MHPCLILHYSQRLQTMLRRMLVTRRLLHVKGDVMCTVLLLVLFCFLLYARHVVLSTGWDRPVWKLHIHGSTSPSRTLLGATGAKVGQDFQGAFPSRASGVQPPPCKSQSRSKPPQHKSKSKGKSKPRRKNAVPTKTAANPLPTMPQFDFEAYLREKDNRNFKLLIDQPEKCHIRGAEEQGGGSNNAPYMLIAVKSIAADFDKRQVVRRTWGKEGHFENDVSIRTVFLLGVPKNRTALPLWDQLLSYESQTYKDVLLWDFEDTFFNLTLKETHFLNWINSSCPRVKFIFKGDADVYVNVENILEMLRGQQPNEDLFIGDIIIRAKPIRRRTSKYYVPEFLYGGGLYPDYAGGGGFVMSGHTAQRLSSACRQVELFPIDDVFLGMCLQLIGIKPSRHQGFRTFGIPRPSAAPHLQTFDPCFYRELMVVHSLSVPQIWLMWNLLHDPKLSCHNRTSRTPRPFKWRGGLGSMVGEETDYDEKRVFVSH